A DNA window from Aminipila luticellarii contains the following coding sequences:
- a CDS encoding lytic transglycosylase domain-containing protein, with translation MSIDTVKSINQYFDGINQGNVGINGSEKNGNAFEQTLKKFVSENQGNDLLSNVVSSPDHTNGTGAHSDLEDIFTKAAETYDVPVELLKAVAKAESGFNPNAVSKCGAMGIMQLMPATAKALGVVNAYDPEQNIMGGAHYISQKLKAYNGDITLALAAYNAGSGNVAKYGGVPPFSETQNYIKKIYGYMGEDIKLPELQTQTANSVSSGIAELLGGTQPFTDQETEKAYLAERLQILCHQLDMQGIFASDDEEENNSYDLGVSQLINSLKNL, from the coding sequence ATGAGTATTGATACAGTAAAGTCGATCAATCAATATTTTGACGGAATAAATCAGGGAAACGTTGGTATTAACGGATCTGAAAAGAATGGGAATGCTTTTGAACAGACATTAAAAAAATTTGTTTCTGAAAATCAGGGAAATGATTTGCTTTCAAATGTTGTAAGTTCCCCGGATCATACGAATGGTACGGGAGCTCATTCGGATTTGGAAGATATTTTTACGAAAGCCGCAGAAACGTATGATGTCCCGGTAGAACTGCTAAAAGCTGTGGCAAAAGCGGAATCGGGATTTAATCCCAATGCGGTATCAAAGTGCGGAGCAATGGGCATCATGCAGTTAATGCCGGCTACAGCTAAGGCATTGGGCGTGGTGAATGCGTACGATCCGGAGCAGAATATCATGGGCGGAGCTCATTATATATCCCAAAAGTTAAAAGCTTATAACGGGGATATTACGCTGGCTTTGGCGGCATACAACGCCGGTTCGGGAAATGTTGCCAAATACGGAGGCGTGCCGCCTTTTTCAGAAACACAGAATTACATAAAAAAGATTTATGGATATATGGGCGAGGACATCAAACTGCCTGAGCTTCAAACACAGACTGCGAATTCAGTTTCTTCGGGAATTGCCGAACTTCTGGGGGGAACTCAGCCGTTTACAGATCAGGAAACAGAAAAAGCATATCTGGCAGAAAGACTGCAAATATTGTGCCACCAGCTGGATATGCAGGGAATCTTCGCATCGGATGACGAAGAAGAAAATAACAGCTACGATCTGGGTGTAAGCCAGCTGATAAATTCGTTGAAGAATCTATAA
- a CDS encoding coenzyme F420-0:L-glutamate ligase, whose product MERRIGTVSRGLRAPIIRQGDDLKRIAVDTLLEAAEIHGFEIQDRDILAITEAVVARAQGNYATTSQLAEDVKEKLGGESIGVIFPILSRNRFSVCLKGIAKGAKKVILMLSYPSDEVGNHLVDIDLLDEKNINPYTDVLDQEQFENLFGKSKHTFTGMDYVNYYKQLIENEGAEAEIIFSNNPKTILNYTKNVLTCDIHTRERTKRILKKAGADIVLGLDDLLNKSVSGSGFNTKYGILGSNKATEDTVKLFPNDCTAFSKSIQKEIRERTGKTIEVMVYGDGAFKDPVGKIWELADPVVSPGYTEGLEGTPNEIKIKYLADNDFADLCGDALKEAISDRIKKKDSHLGDSMAAQGTTPRRLTDLIGSLCDLTSGSGDKGTPIVYIQGYFDNYTI is encoded by the coding sequence ATGGAGAGAAGGATCGGAACAGTTTCCAGAGGATTACGAGCACCAATTATCAGACAAGGAGATGACTTGAAAAGGATAGCAGTAGATACATTGCTGGAGGCTGCTGAAATCCACGGCTTCGAGATTCAGGACAGAGATATTTTGGCCATTACGGAGGCGGTTGTGGCGAGAGCACAGGGAAACTATGCTACCACATCGCAGCTTGCAGAGGACGTGAAAGAGAAACTGGGAGGAGAAAGCATAGGCGTGATTTTTCCCATTCTGAGCCGAAATCGATTTTCCGTTTGTTTGAAAGGAATTGCTAAAGGAGCGAAAAAAGTCATACTGATGCTTAGCTATCCCAGCGATGAGGTGGGAAATCATTTGGTGGATATTGATTTACTGGATGAAAAAAATATTAATCCGTACACGGATGTATTAGATCAGGAACAGTTTGAGAATCTTTTTGGAAAATCAAAGCACACTTTTACGGGGATGGATTATGTAAATTATTATAAACAGCTTATTGAAAACGAAGGAGCCGAAGCAGAAATTATCTTTTCAAATAATCCAAAAACAATTCTAAATTACACCAAGAATGTATTGACCTGCGATATTCATACCCGAGAAAGAACCAAGCGAATCTTAAAGAAAGCCGGAGCGGATATCGTGCTGGGACTGGACGACCTGCTCAATAAGAGTGTGTCGGGAAGCGGATTCAATACAAAGTATGGGATTCTTGGATCCAATAAGGCAACGGAAGATACAGTCAAGTTATTTCCCAATGACTGTACGGCATTTTCAAAAAGCATTCAGAAAGAAATCCGGGAGAGAACCGGAAAGACTATTGAGGTAATGGTCTACGGGGATGGTGCGTTTAAGGATCCGGTAGGCAAGATCTGGGAGCTGGCAGATCCGGTGGTTTCACCGGGATACACGGAAGGGCTGGAAGGCACTCCAAATGAAATCAAAATCAAATATCTTGCGGACAATGATTTTGCTGATCTGTGCGGAGATGCTCTCAAAGAAGCTATTTCAGACCGTATCAAGAAGAAGGACAGCCATCTGGGCGATTCCATGGCTGCGCAGGGTACCACGCCGAGGCGACTAACGGACTTAATCGGCTCTCTTTGCGATCTGACGTCTGGAAGCGGAGATAAGGGCACGCCCATTGTTTATATTCAAGGATATTTCGATAATTATACGATATAA
- a CDS encoding NCS2 family permease, which translates to MERFFKLQEHHTDVKTEITAGITTFLSMAYILAVNPAMLADAGMNSGGVFTATAISAAVGTLIMAFFTNYPVALASGMGLNAYFTYSVCIPLAEQGIEDPWKIALAAVFVEGLIFILLTLCRFREKLINDVPKNLKYGITVGIGLFITLIGLSNAGIVIASSSTLVDLGSVPSAPFALAFLGFLVICILHHYKVICPILWGILVTWGVGMLAQKIGWYTVNPNVGQYSVFPDFNSSGFIPEKPALFAFDFGFITKNFIQFAVIVFSFLFVELFDTVGGLIGIADKADLLDEDGKLPQASRALMADAVGTVAGACLGTSTVTAYMESCAGVGQGGRTGLTAVTTAVFFMLALFFSPVFIAIPGFATAPALIFVGWLMMNSIKKMSFEGDPADSIGGFIAMIMMPFTYSIANGIMFGILSWVILKLCSGKMKDIPAVMWVSSLLFILRIITMIF; encoded by the coding sequence ATGGAAAGATTTTTTAAATTACAAGAACATCATACAGATGTAAAAACGGAAATTACGGCAGGGATTACTACATTTCTATCTATGGCATACATTTTGGCGGTCAATCCCGCTATGCTGGCAGATGCGGGGATGAACAGCGGAGGCGTGTTCACGGCGACCGCTATATCGGCGGCAGTCGGCACACTGATTATGGCCTTTTTTACGAATTATCCGGTAGCACTGGCCTCCGGCATGGGCCTCAACGCATATTTTACTTATTCTGTATGCATACCTCTGGCGGAGCAGGGAATAGAGGATCCGTGGAAGATTGCTCTGGCGGCAGTATTTGTTGAGGGACTGATATTTATTTTATTGACCCTCTGCCGATTCCGGGAAAAGCTTATAAACGATGTCCCTAAAAATTTAAAGTATGGCATCACCGTCGGAATTGGATTATTTATAACCTTGATCGGATTGAGCAATGCGGGGATCGTTATTGCAAGCAGCTCCACCTTAGTGGATTTGGGATCGGTTCCTTCTGCACCGTTTGCATTGGCTTTTTTAGGGTTTTTAGTCATCTGCATCCTGCATCATTACAAAGTCATTTGTCCCATTTTATGGGGAATATTGGTAACCTGGGGAGTAGGCATGCTTGCGCAGAAAATCGGCTGGTATACGGTGAATCCAAATGTCGGACAGTATTCTGTCTTTCCTGACTTCAATAGCAGTGGATTTATTCCGGAAAAACCGGCCCTGTTTGCCTTTGACTTCGGATTTATCACAAAGAACTTTATCCAGTTTGCGGTGATTGTTTTTTCGTTTTTGTTTGTGGAATTATTTGATACGGTGGGCGGATTGATCGGTATAGCGGATAAGGCAGATCTCTTGGATGAGGATGGAAAACTTCCCCAAGCAAGCAGAGCCCTGATGGCAGATGCCGTTGGAACCGTTGCTGGAGCGTGTCTGGGTACCTCCACGGTGACGGCGTATATGGAAAGCTGTGCGGGAGTGGGACAGGGAGGAAGAACCGGATTGACTGCGGTCACTACAGCTGTTTTTTTTATGCTTGCTTTATTTTTCTCACCAGTTTTTATCGCCATACCGGGTTTTGCCACAGCTCCGGCTTTGATATTTGTGGGGTGGCTCATGATGAATTCCATTAAAAAGATGAGTTTTGAGGGAGATCCCGCAGACTCCATAGGGGGATTCATTGCCATGATCATGATGCCCTTTACATATTCCATTGCAAACGGCATTATGTTTGGTATTTTGAGCTGGGTCATTTTGAAGCTGTGTTCCGGAAAAATGAAAGATATACCGGCGGTAATGTGGGTCAGCAGCCTGCTGTTTATTTTGAGAATCATCACGATGATTTTTTAG
- the trxA gene encoding thioredoxin, producing the protein MSALTVTKDNFQTEVMESDKPVLIDFWASWCGPCKMVSPIVDEIAKELPTAKVCKVNIDEQPELASAFNVMSIPTLAVVKEGKVVNVAVGARPKQDIVSMLDD; encoded by the coding sequence ATGTCAGCATTAACAGTAACAAAAGATAATTTTCAAACAGAAGTAATGGAATCCGACAAACCGGTACTCATTGATTTTTGGGCTTCATGGTGCGGTCCATGCAAGATGGTCTCCCCTATTGTCGATGAAATTGCAAAAGAACTGCCGACCGCAAAGGTCTGCAAGGTAAATATTGACGAACAGCCTGAGCTTGCCAGTGCTTTTAATGTCATGAGCATCCCGACACTGGCTGTAGTCAAAGAAGGCAAGGTAGTCAATGTGGCTGTAGGCGCACGTCCGAAGCAGGATATCGTGTCCATGTTAGACGATTAA